One genomic segment of Manis pentadactyla isolate mManPen7 chromosome 1, mManPen7.hap1, whole genome shotgun sequence includes these proteins:
- the PPP2R2A gene encoding serine/threonine-protein phosphatase 2A 55 kDa regulatory subunit B alpha isoform isoform X8, which yields MDLMVEASPRRIFANAHTYHINSISINSDYETYLSADDLRINLWHLEITDRSFNIVDIKPANMEELTEVITAAEFHPNSCNTFVYSSSKGTIRLCDMRTSALCDRHSKLFEEPEDPSNRSFFSEIISSISDVKFSHSGRYMMTRDYLSVKIWDLNMENRPVETYQVHEYLRSKLCSLYENDCIFDKFECCWNGSDSVVMTGSYNNFFRMFDRNTKRDITLEASRENNKPRTVLKPRKVCASGKRKKDEISVDSLDFNKKILHTAWHPKENIIAVATTNNLYIFQDRVN from the exons ATGGATCTAATGGTTGAGGCCAGTCCACGAAGAATATTTGCCAATGCTCATACATACCATATCAACTCAATTTCTATTAATAGTGATTATGAAACATACTTATCAGCAGATGATTTGCGGATTAATCTTTGGCATCTGGAAATTACAGACAGGAGTTTTA ATATTGTGGATATCAAGCCTGCCAATATGGAAGAGTTGACAGAGGTGATCACGGCAGCAGAGTTCCACCCAAACAGCTGTAACACGTTTGTGTATAGCAGCAGTAAAGGAACTATTCGGTTATGTGACATGAGGACATCTGCCCTCTGCGATAGGCATTCGAAAT tGTTTGAAGAACCTGAAGATCCCAGTAACAGGTCTTTCTTTTCTGAAATCATCTCCTCTATTTCTGATGTAAAATTCAGCCATAGTGGTCGGTATATGATGACTAGAGACTATTTATCAGTCAAAATTTGGGACTTAAATATGGAAAACAGGCCTGTGGAAACATACCAG GTGCACGAATACCTCAGAAGTAAACTTTGTTCACTGTATGAAAATGATTGCATATTTGACAAATTCGAGTGTTGTTGGAATGGATCTGACAG TGTTGTCATGACCGGATCCTACAATAATTTCTTCAGAATGTTTGACAGGAACACAAAGCGAGACATAACCCTAGAAGCATCAAGGGAAAACAATAAACCTCGCACAGTTCTGAAGCCCCGCAAAGTCTGTGCAAGTGGCAAGAGAAAGAAGGATGAAATAAGTGTTGACAGCCTAGACTTCAACAAGAAAATACTTCATACAGCCTGGCACCCCAAGGAGAACATCATTGCTGTAGCTACTACAAACAATCTGTATATATTTCAAGACAGAGTGAATTAG
- the PPP2R2A gene encoding serine/threonine-protein phosphatase 2A 55 kDa regulatory subunit B alpha isoform isoform X7 — MATLQSDIISTVEFNHSGELLATGDKGGRVVIFQQEQENKIQSHSRGEYNVYSTFQSHEPEFDYLKSLEIEEKINKIRWLPQKNAAQFLLSTNDKTIKLWKISERDKRPEGYNLKEEDGRYRDPTTVTTLRVPVFRPMDLMVEASPRRIFANAHTYHINSISINSDYETYLSADDLRINLWHLEITDRSFNIVDIKPANMEELTEVITAAEFHPNSCNTFVYSSSKGTIRLCDMRTSALCDRHSKLFEEPEDPSNRSFFSEIISSISDVKFSHSGRYMMTRDYLSVKIWDLNMENRPVETYQVHEYLRSKLCSLYENDCIFDKFECCWNGSDSVVMTGSYNNFFRMFDRNTKRDITLEASRENNKPRTVLKPRKVCASGKRKKDEISVDSLDFNKKILHTAWHPKENIIAVATTNNLYIFQDRVN, encoded by the exons aaCAAAATCCAGTCTCATAGCAGAGGAGAATATAATGTTTACAGCACCTTTCAGAGCCATGAACCAGAGTTTGACTACTTGAAAAGtttagaaatagaagaaaagatcaacaaaattaggTGGTTACCCCAGAAAAATGCTGCTCAGTTTTTATTGTCTACCAATG ATAAAACAATAAAGTTATGGAAAATCAGTGAAAGGGACAAAAGGCCAGAAGGGTATAACTTGAAAGAAGAAGATGGAAGGTATAGAGATCCTACTACAGTCACTACACTACGA GTGCCAGTCTTTAGGCCCATGGATCTAATGGTTGAGGCCAGTCCACGAAGAATATTTGCCAATGCTCATACATACCATATCAACTCAATTTCTATTAATAGTGATTATGAAACATACTTATCAGCAGATGATTTGCGGATTAATCTTTGGCATCTGGAAATTACAGACAGGAGTTTTA ATATTGTGGATATCAAGCCTGCCAATATGGAAGAGTTGACAGAGGTGATCACGGCAGCAGAGTTCCACCCAAACAGCTGTAACACGTTTGTGTATAGCAGCAGTAAAGGAACTATTCGGTTATGTGACATGAGGACATCTGCCCTCTGCGATAGGCATTCGAAAT tGTTTGAAGAACCTGAAGATCCCAGTAACAGGTCTTTCTTTTCTGAAATCATCTCCTCTATTTCTGATGTAAAATTCAGCCATAGTGGTCGGTATATGATGACTAGAGACTATTTATCAGTCAAAATTTGGGACTTAAATATGGAAAACAGGCCTGTGGAAACATACCAG GTGCACGAATACCTCAGAAGTAAACTTTGTTCACTGTATGAAAATGATTGCATATTTGACAAATTCGAGTGTTGTTGGAATGGATCTGACAG TGTTGTCATGACCGGATCCTACAATAATTTCTTCAGAATGTTTGACAGGAACACAAAGCGAGACATAACCCTAGAAGCATCAAGGGAAAACAATAAACCTCGCACAGTTCTGAAGCCCCGCAAAGTCTGTGCAAGTGGCAAGAGAAAGAAGGATGAAATAAGTGTTGACAGCCTAGACTTCAACAAGAAAATACTTCATACAGCCTGGCACCCCAAGGAGAACATCATTGCTGTAGCTACTACAAACAATCTGTATATATTTCAAGACAGAGTGAATTAG